The genomic region GTGTCCTCCTGGTTTCCGTGGAAGATACACCGTACAACCTTCAGATACAATGTTCTTAATCGCCCAAAGGTTTGGAGTTTCACTACACGCATTAATCGACGCTAACCCTCATATAACTAATCCTGACTTAATTTTCCCAGGAGATGTGTTGTGTGTTCCTAAAGAAGAACCTGAGTTAACCTTCCCATGCTCTGTAACTTTAGACAGAACTAGAGAAGCTCGCAGGTTTGACATCTGGGGCGCAGTTATATTAAATGCCTTAAATGATTTTGCTGTTACCTTTGTAGGAGTTAATCTTCCTGATCCAGGTAGGTTTGGAAGATACGATAGCTATATCGGTATTCACAGACTTGCCAGACCAAGAAGGGAGTTTAGAGTAGAGCTAGAGCTTGTTACAAATGATCTAGATACTTGGGTTGGTACCAGAACCGTCCCAAAAGCAACTCCGGACGACACTTTAGAAATTAGACCTTACAACTCTCGTAGAGATGAAGTTGGTCCAGTTATCCTAAGAGGAAGAATAGCAGACTGCTGCAACTAATCTAAATTAAAAGCTGCTGACAACTGTCAGCAGCTTTTTGTTATTGGCCTGTAGAACCAAATCCTCCTTGTCCTCGCTGAGAAGGATTTAAATCGGCAACCTCTATTACATCAACCTTGTAAATAGGTTTAATGACCAGCTGTGCTATTCTCATACCTTTTTTCACTTTAAAAGCTTTGTCACCATGGTTTATAAGTATAACCTTTATCTCTCCTCTATAGCCAGCATCTATAGTCCCGGGTGTATTTAGGACAGTAACGCAGTGCTTTAGGGCTAAACCACTGCGTGGACGAACCTGCGCTTCGGTATCTAAAGGCA from Proteinivorax hydrogeniformans harbors:
- a CDS encoding LysM peptidoglycan-binding domain-containing protein, with the translated sequence MSTRGRVPSQCPPNFQGRYTVQSGDTMFFIAKRFGVSLQALINANPHISNPNLIYPGDVLCVPGPPKPPKPPKPRVPKKCPPGFRGRYTVQPSDTMFLIAQRFGVSLHALIDANPHITNPDLIFPGDVLCVPKEEPELTFPCSVTLDRTREARRFDIWGAVILNALNDFAVTFVGVNLPDPGRFGRYDSYIGIHRLARPRREFRVELELVTNDLDTWVGTRTVPKATPDDTLEIRPYNSRRDEVGPVILRGRIADCCN
- the dut gene encoding dUTP diphosphatase yields the protein MYKIKYKKLSKTAIIPKQQNLHDAGMDIFSDEELEIPSGKTALISTGLAMELPLDTEAQVRPRSGLALKHCVTVLNTPGTIDAGYRGEIKVILINHGDKAFKVKKGMRIAQLVIKPIYKVDVIEVADLNPSQRGQGGFGSTGQ